CGGCTTATTCCTTCCCGGAGGTGGGGGCCGTTTCCTCCACGCGGCCGCGGCGCGCCGCGTGCAGCCGCTGGGCGTGTTCCACTAGCAGCTCCCAGGCCAGGCGCACGTGCGTCTCAGTGGTGCGCAGGTTCCCCACAGCCAGCCGCAGGGTGAATCGGCCTCCCAGCCGGGTGTGGGACAGGTAGGCACGACCTGTAGCGTTGACGGCGTCCAGCAGCGCGGTGTTAAGGGCATCCAGATAGGCTTCCCGCTCGTCGGCGCTGCCCTTCAGGTCGGAGGGGCGCGCCCGGAAGCAGACGACGCTGAGTGGGGCGGGGGCCATCCGTTCGAAGTCGGGGTGCGCGTCTACCCAGGCGGCGAAGGTCTGCCCCAGGCGGATGTGCTGGCGCAGGCGGGCGACCAGCCCCTCCCGGCCGAAGTAGCGGATGACCATCCACAGCTTGAGGGCACGGAATCGCCGTCCCAGCTGCACCCCGTAGTCCATGAAGTCCCGCACCCCGGCCTGCTCCGCTTCGGCGGTGCGCAGGTACTCCGGGACCAGGCTGAAGGCGCGGCGCAGCAGGTCAGGTCGTCGGCAGAAGAGCGCGCTGCAGTCGATGGGGGTAAACAGCCACTTGTGCGGGTTGATCACCACCGAGTCGGCCCGGGCGCACCCGTCCAGGACCCAGCGGAACTCGGGGACGATAGCCGCCATCCCGGCATAGGCGGCGTCCACGTGCAGCCACAGCCCCTCCCGGGCACAGGTCTCGGCGATGGCGGGGACGGGATCCACACTGGTGGTGGAGGTGGTGCCCACTGTGGCCACCACGCAGAAGGGCCTCCATCCAGCTGCGCGATCCTCCTGGATGGCCTGCGCCAGCGCCCCGGCGTCCAGGCGGAAGGCGGGATCGGTGGGGATCTTACGCACCCCCTGCTGCCCCAGTCCCAGGATGATGGCCGCCTTCTCAATGGAGGAGTGGGCCTGCTCGGAGGCGTAAAGGCGCAGGCGCGGGCCTCCGGCCAGCCCCTCCTGGCGCACCGGGTACTCCTCTACCGCCTCCCGCGCCGCGGCCACGGCGCAGAGGCTGGCCACAGAGGCGGTGTCCATGATGATGCCAAACTGCGGTGGCAGGCCCACCAGCTGCCGCAGCCAGTCCAGGGTCACCTCCTCCAGCTCCGTGGCCGCGGGAGAGGTTTTCCAGAGCATGGCGTTGACGTTGAGCGCCGCCGCCAGCAGCTCCCCCAGAATCCCCGGAGCCGATCCGGTGATGGCGAAGTAGGCAAAGAAGGCGGGATGGTTCCAGTGGGTCAGGCCGGGGACGACATGCCGCTCGAAGTCCGCCAGGATGGCGTCCATGGGCTCGCCGTGCTCCGGCGGGCTGGCCGGCAGGGCACGGCGCAGCCACCCCGGTGCCGTGCGCGCCAGGACGGGATAGCGCTCGGGGTGGGCCAGGTAGTCGGCGATCCAGTCCACGGCCCGGTGTCCGAAGTGGCGGAACTCCTCCGGGTGCATGTCCGCCGCTGGAGCTGTAGCTGACATGGGGTCTCCCTCCCTGCGGGGTCTCCTCAACACTTTTCGGCTCCCATCCTCCTGCGCCTCCTTCCCACGCAGGAAGCCCCGTCGGCGGCAAGGAAGGTGAGGGTGTGGACCTCTCCCGGCTGATCCAGGTGGCCCGGGGCCTCCAGCCCGCCGACCTTCTGCTGCGCCACGCCCGGGTGGTGGACCTGTACAACCACGAGATCATCGAGGCCGACGTGGCCATCGTGGAGGAGCGCATCGCCGGCATCAGCACCATCCCCGGCGCCTACCGCGGCCAGGAGAGCCACGACCTGAAGGGAGCCTACCTGGCCCCCGGGTTGATCGACGGGCACGTGCACATCGAGAGCGCCATGGTCAGCGTGCCGGAATTCGCCCGCGCCGTCGTCCCCCGTGGGACCACCACCATCGTGGCCGACCCACACGAGATCGCCAATGTCCTGGGAATGAGCGGCATCCGCTACATGCTGCAGGCGGCCAAGTACAACCCCCTCAGCGTCTTCATCATGGCTTCTTCCTGCGTCCCCGCCGGCCCCATGGAGAGCGCCGGGGCGGAGATCACGGCCTACGACCTGGAGACCTTGATGCAGGACAAGTGGGTGCTGGGCCTGGCTGAAGTGATGAACTACCCCGGACTGCTGGCGGGGGACGAGGAGGTGCTGGCCAAACTGCGGGCTGCCGGCCGCCGGCCCGTGGACGGCCACGCCCCGGGAGTGCGTGGCCTGGACCTCAACGCCTACGTTGCCGCCGGGGTGGGGTCGGACCACGAGTGCACCACGGTGGACGAGGCCAGGGAGAAGCTGCAGCGGGGCATGGTGGTGATGATCCGCGAGTCGACGCCAGCCCGTAACCTGCGGGACCTTCTGCCGCTGGTCACCCCGCAGAACGCGCGCCGTTTCGTCTTCTGCACCGACGACCGCAGCCCCATCCACCTGCTGGAAGAGGGGCACATCGACTCCATGGTCCGACAGGCCATCGACCTGGGGCTGGATCCCTTCCTGGCTCTGCAGATCGGCAGCCTGAACACAGCGGAGTACTTCGGCCTGCGCGACCGGGGCGCGGTGGCTCCGGGGAAGCTGGCCGACCTGATTGTCTTCGACGACCTGCTGGCCCCGCGGCCGCGGCTCGTCTACCGGCTGGGCCGCCTGGCGGCGCGCGATGGTGAGCTGCTGCCCTACGACCGGCCGGAGCGGCTGCCGGCGCTGCGCGGCTCCGTCAACGTCCCCCGGGCCACGCTGCACTTCCGCATCCCCGCCCGCGGCCGCCGCATCCGGGTGATCGACGTCATCCCCGACCAGATCGTCACCGCGGCCGGGGAGGCAGAGGTCACCATCGCGGACGGCGAGGCGGTGGCCGACCCGCAGCGGGACCTGCTCAAGCTGGCGGTGATCGAGCGACACACCGGCAGCGGGCGGGTGGGGTTGGGCTTCGTCCGGGGCTTCGGGCTGCGCCTGGGGGCGCTGGCCTCCACAGTGGCGCACGACGCGCACAACATCATCGTGGTGGGAGCCAGCGATGATGCCATGCGGGCGGCGGTGGAGCTGATCCTGGAGATGCAGGGCGGGCTGGTGGCTGTGGCCGGACGGGAAGAAGCGCGGCTGCCGTTGCCCATCGCCGGGCTGATGTCCGACGAGCCGGTGCCAGTGGTGGCCGATCAGCAGCGGGCGCTGCTGCGGATGGCGCGGCGCATGGGCTGCCCGCTGCAGGACCCCTTCATGACCCTCTCCTTCCTCACCCTCACCGTGATTCCGGCGCTGAAGCTGACCGACCGGGGCCTGCTGGACGTGACCCGGGCCGAGCTGGTTCCTCTGTTCATCGACTAGGCGGGGGTACCTCTGCCGTCGTCAGCGCCCGGGCCGAGGGGTGGATGGTCCGGCAGGGGAGCCCAGCCTCGGCCAGCAGTTCCCGTGCAGCCTGGAGGGCCCGGGAGACGTCCTCCGCCCACACCACCAGCTTTGCCTGCAGGACGTAGCGTTTCTCCTTGTACACTGCGGGTGGGTTCACCACGGCCCGCATCACGTGGGATCTGGCGCGGCGCGCCTGCTCGATCTGTTCACCTACGCGCATGATATCTCTCTCGGCAGGGAGTCCGGGCAGTTCGCATTCAGCCACGATCTCAAACGGCTTGCCTCCCATATTCATCCCCCCGTACCTGACTGTCGCTCTGCCCCGTATGGTCAAGGGCAAAGGACCGGCCTCACCCTACTCCTCATGGTACAAGGAGCCCGCGGCCCAAACATCAGTTCAAGGGTGCATCTGGAGGGCCGCACAAACCAGAGGTGGTGCGGGTGGCCTCGAGGGTGGAGCTTCATCGGTGCTGCCGCGCCGGCTTGACCAGAGTGCTGCTTCACCACCCGACCAGACCGCGATCAGGAGCCCGGCGGCAGCGCCGCCCGGCCGGAGGAGTCGGTGCGGTGCCGACGAAAACCCCGCAGGGACCGATCCCGGCTGACGCCGTTCCGGACAGCTTGATGATCCTGGTCCGCACCTGGTTCCGCACCAAGTGGGGGGCTGCCAGCACCGTGGTGGAGCTGCTCAAGGGCATCTCGGCCACGCTGGAGCCGGAGCGCCGGGCCCGGATCTACACCGACCTCTCCGGCGAACTGTTCACGGTCACCTGGGAGACGGAGTGGCCCAGCCTGGCCGCCTACGAGATAGCCTTCGATGAGATGCGCCAGAACCAGGAGTACCGCGAGCTGATGGCGGAGATCGTCGATCTGGTGGAGACAGGAGGGCGGGAGTACCTCCTGCTGCGCTGGCCCGAGACCTGACGCCTCGCCGGGAGTCCCATCGGGGGTCGCGTGCACTGTGCCCATCCGGTTGAGCCGCGCCCGCTTCGAACGGCTGGTGGAGGAGGCGCTGGCCAGCATCCCCGAGCCGCTGCGGCAGCGCATGGACAACGTGGAGATCGTGATCGAGGCCTGGCCCACCGCGGAGCACCTGCGCACGGCGGGGCTGGAGCCGGGCGAGTGGTTGTTTGGCCTCTACGAAGGGACGCCGCTCCCCCAGCGGGGGATCACATCCGAGCCGCTGCTGCCGGACAAAATCACCATCTTCCAGGGTCCCCTGCAGGAGGCCT
The genomic region above belongs to Armatimonadota bacterium and contains:
- the ade gene encoding adenine deaminase, whose amino-acid sequence is MDLSRLIQVARGLQPADLLLRHARVVDLYNHEIIEADVAIVEERIAGISTIPGAYRGQESHDLKGAYLAPGLIDGHVHIESAMVSVPEFARAVVPRGTTTIVADPHEIANVLGMSGIRYMLQAAKYNPLSVFIMASSCVPAGPMESAGAEITAYDLETLMQDKWVLGLAEVMNYPGLLAGDEEVLAKLRAAGRRPVDGHAPGVRGLDLNAYVAAGVGSDHECTTVDEAREKLQRGMVVMIRESTPARNLRDLLPLVTPQNARRFVFCTDDRSPIHLLEEGHIDSMVRQAIDLGLDPFLALQIGSLNTAEYFGLRDRGAVAPGKLADLIVFDDLLAPRPRLVYRLGRLAARDGELLPYDRPERLPALRGSVNVPRATLHFRIPARGRRIRVIDVIPDQIVTAAGEAEVTIADGEAVADPQRDLLKLAVIERHTGSGRVGLGFVRGFGLRLGALASTVAHDAHNIIVVGASDDAMRAAVELILEMQGGLVAVAGREEARLPLPIAGLMSDEPVPVVADQQRALLRMARRMGCPLQDPFMTLSFLTLTVIPALKLTDRGLLDVTRAELVPLFID
- a CDS encoding metallopeptidase family protein; this encodes MPIRLSRARFERLVEEALASIPEPLRQRMDNVEIVIEAWPTAEHLRTAGLEPGEWLFGLYEGTPLPQRGITSEPLLPDKITIFQGPLQEACGSEEEVRKEVRTTVIHEIAHHFGIDEARLAELGYD
- a CDS encoding pyridoxal-dependent decarboxylase — protein: MSATAPAADMHPEEFRHFGHRAVDWIADYLAHPERYPVLARTAPGWLRRALPASPPEHGEPMDAILADFERHVVPGLTHWNHPAFFAYFAITGSAPGILGELLAAALNVNAMLWKTSPAATELEEVTLDWLRQLVGLPPQFGIIMDTASVASLCAVAAAREAVEEYPVRQEGLAGGPRLRLYASEQAHSSIEKAAIILGLGQQGVRKIPTDPAFRLDAGALAQAIQEDRAAGWRPFCVVATVGTTSTTSVDPVPAIAETCAREGLWLHVDAAYAGMAAIVPEFRWVLDGCARADSVVINPHKWLFTPIDCSALFCRRPDLLRRAFSLVPEYLRTAEAEQAGVRDFMDYGVQLGRRFRALKLWMVIRYFGREGLVARLRQHIRLGQTFAAWVDAHPDFERMAPAPLSVVCFRARPSDLKGSADEREAYLDALNTALLDAVNATGRAYLSHTRLGGRFTLRLAVGNLRTTETHVRLAWELLVEHAQRLHAARRGRVEETAPTSGKE